The Ahaetulla prasina isolate Xishuangbanna chromosome 4, ASM2864084v1, whole genome shotgun sequence genome has a window encoding:
- the LOC131197738 gene encoding C-type lectin lectoxin-Thr1-like — MVAQKVRVHQSNCPPTQRPQLNNFAKCEAETFLGNQKMGFSLYVGLCCLGILITNPFLGAKAASCPRDWLQKQGNCYGYFDDNVDWDGAELECQSFGPGCHLASILSFQESALVSGYIRDKQESPSSVWIGLRDVSGKRRWRWADESTFNFRAWMEHQPDNTNRNEHCAEVTHNTSFKQWNDISCSSLKAYICKYQL, encoded by the exons ATGGTTGCTCAGAAAGTGAGAGTCCACCAGTCCAACTGTCCACCAACACAACGTCCCCAGTTGAACAACTTTGCAAAGTGTGAGGCTGAAACATTCTTG GGCAACCAGAAGATGGGATTCTCCTTGTACGTCGGCCTCTGTTGCCTTGGAATCTTGATCACCAATCCTTTTTTGGGAG CTAAGGCTGCATCATGCCCCAGAGACTGGCTGCAGAAACAGGGGAACTGTTATGGATATTTTGACGATAATGTAGACTGGGATGGTGCTGAG TTGGAGTGCCAGAGTTTTGGTCCTGGATGTCATCTCGCCTCTATCCTCAGCTTCCAAGAGTCTGCGCTGGTGTCTGGATACATCAGAGACAAACAGGAATCACCTAGCAGTGTCTGGATAGGGCTCCGTGATGTCTCTGGG AAAAGGCGATGGAGATGGGCTGATGAATCTACCTTCAACTTTAGAGCCTGGATGGAACACCAGCCAGACAATACTAATCGGAATGAACATTGTGCGGAGGTGACACATAACACAA GTTTTAAACAGTGGAATGATATTTCATGTAGCAGTCTTAAAGCTTACATCTGTAAGTACCAGCTGTAG